A stretch of DNA from Kitasatospora kifunensis:
GCTCGGGCAGGCCGGGCGAGGAGGTGCGGACCGGGAGGCGGTCGGCGAGAGCGGTGACGGTTTCGCGGGTGATCGCGAGGCGTTCGAGCTGGGTCTGCGCCTGCCGGAGCCGGTTGTTCAGTTCCGCGATCTGCGTGCAGAGATCTTCGGCGAGAGCCTGGGCGGCGTTCTCCTGGATGTCCAGTGCGTCGAGCAGAGCCTGGATGCTCACGCACTCACCGCCCGTGGGTCGCGCCAGGAGGGCGTGTTCGCGCCGGTGAGGCGGCGGACCATGACCTGGGTCATGGCCCAGTAGATGCGGGAGGCGGAGGAGGTCGGGTGGTGCTCGTAGTCGCGGACCAGACGCCGGTGCAGTATCAGGATCCCGTAGGTCTGCTCGACCCTCCAGCGCTTCGGCTGCGGGACGAAGCCCCTGTCCTGCGGGTTGCGTTCGACGATCTCGACGTCGATGCCCAGCTGGGTGCCGTGCGCGACGACCTGGTTCTTGAAGCCCTGGTCGACCAGGGCTTTGCGGACGGTGCCGCCGGCGTGTTCGGCGACCTGGTCCAGCAGAGCGATGCCCGCGGCGTTGTCGTGCGTGTTCGCGGCCAGGACGATGACGGCGATGACCAGTCCGAGCACGTCGACGGCCAGGCCCCGCTTGCGGCCGGGCACCCGTTTCGCGGGGTCACGGCCGGTCGTGGAGGCCGGGACCCCGGCGGCAACGTGGACGCTCTGCGTGTCCAGGACCACCAGCGTCGGGTCCTCTAATCGGCGGGCCCGCTCGCGGACCTGGCAGCGTAGGAGTTCATGGATCACCTGGTCGGTCCCATCGTCGCGCCAGGCGGCGAAGTAGTAGTACGTCGCGCTCTTCGGGGGAAGATCGTGCGGGAGGTAGGTCCACTGGCAACCGGTCCTGCCCTGGTAGAGGATCGAGTTCACGATCTCCCGCATCGCATAGGCGCCCTGATGGCCGCTCACCGAGCGATGCCGGTCCTTCCAAGCCGTGATCACCGGCTCGATCAACGACCACTGCTCATCCGACAAGTCGCTCGGATACGGCTTGTGTTCACTCACCCCACCACCCCAGCAGACCACCACCTGCCGACGAGCAGACTCCGCTCACACCCACACCATCAGGTGAAAACAGAACCGGTCAAAGGCTCACGAACCGCCCTCTAAGAACTCCTAACAAAGTGCGAGGTTCCTCAGTCGACGCCAGCAGATGATGCTGCAGGCCAGGCTGAGGAAGGCTTCGTGGATGTCGTCGCGGATCTCCCAGCGGATGCGGAGTCTGCGGAACCAGTGCAGCAGCGCGAAGCTCTGCTCAACCACCCACCGGTGTACGCCCAGCCCTGAGCCGTGTTCGGTGCCGCGGCGGGCGATGACGGGGGTGATCCCCACCGCGCGGACCTGTCGGCGGTAGGTGTCGTGATCGTAGCCGCGGTCGGCGTAGAGCCTGTCGGGTCGCCGGCGGGGCCGTCCGCGGCGGCCCCGAACCGGTGGGACGGCCTGGATCAACGGCATGAGCTGGGTGACGTCGTTGCGGTTGCCGCCGGTCAGCGAGACCGCCAGGGGAATGCCGTGCGCTTCGGTGATCAGGTGGTGCTTGGAGCCAGGCCGGGCACGGTCGACCGGACTCGGCCCCGTTTTGGGCCGCCCTTCATGGCCCGCACGTGCGAGCCGTCGATCACCGCCCTCGACCAGTCCAGAGCACCGGCGGCATGCAACTCGGCCAGCAGCTGCTCGTGCAGGCGCTGCCACA
This window harbors:
- a CDS encoding IS5 family transposase, whose protein sequence is MSEHKPYPSDLSDEQWSLIEPVITAWKDRHRSVSGHQGAYAMREIVNSILYQGRTGCQWTYLPHDLPPKSATYYYFAAWRDDGTDQVIHELLRCQVRERARRLEDPTLVVLDTQSVHVAAGVPASTTGRDPAKRVPGRKRGLAVDVLGLVIAVIVLAANTHDNAAGIALLDQVAEHAGGTVRKALVDQGFKNQVVAHGTQLGIDVEIVERNPQDRGFVPQPKRWRVEQTYGILILHRRLVRDYEHHPTSSASRIYWAMTQVMVRRLTGANTPSWRDPRAVSA
- a CDS encoding IS5 family transposase (programmed frameshift) produces the protein MRRGEEPPWIVSDELWTRIESLLPVVPRRADHPGRRRLEDRKVLSGILFVLYTGIPWEFLPQELGFGSGMTCWRRLRDWNDAGVWQRLHEQLLAELHAAGALDWSRAVIDGSHVRAMKGGPKTGPSPVDRARPGSKHHLITEAHGIPLAVSLTGGNRNDVTQLMPLIQAVPPVRGRRGRPRRRPDRLYADRGYDHDTYRRQVRAVGITPVIARRGTEHGSGLGVHRWVVEQSFALLHWFRRLRIRWEIRDDIHEAFLSLACSIICWRRLRNLALC